A window from Rhabdothermincola sediminis encodes these proteins:
- the cas2 gene encoding CRISPR-associated endonuclease Cas2: MTRRVATFGRRRHLVAYDITDDGRRTRVFNTLNGYGRRMQYSVFVCDLSEQERIRMIWDLEDLIEPFVDRVMIVDLGDPGGRGTSCFRFLGAPPDLPTGGVDIV; this comes from the coding sequence TTGACAAGACGAGTCGCGACCTTCGGTCGGCGACGGCACCTCGTCGCGTATGACATCACCGATGATGGTCGACGGACACGGGTGTTCAACACGCTCAACGGTTACGGCCGCCGCATGCAGTACTCCGTGTTCGTCTGCGACCTGTCGGAACAGGAACGCATCCGGATGATCTGGGATCTCGAGGACCTGATCGAGCCATTCGTGGATCGGGTGATGATCGTGGATCTGGGGGATCCGGGGGGGAGGGGTACCTCCTGCTTCAGATTTCTTGGCGCTCCTCCCGATCTTCCAACTGGAGGTGTGGACATCGTCTGA